From Glycine soja cultivar W05 chromosome 4, ASM419377v2, whole genome shotgun sequence, the proteins below share one genomic window:
- the LOC114409782 gene encoding formin-like protein 4, protein MSAPSHAIVKAVAATAGAMLLIAAIFVYLFYKHVLARYHQRHKVGASLLRESGVNLEYINKVGGNVKGLIVEENGVDVLYVMDTERRPLITGFSNSIFNPSYEHDEEEKRIDIMVQRSKVSKPEIPQACESPSVVGHENQVKPVSQTSSVSTSLAPRQNLPQSPQLAPPLQPLPQSSPMILENKKTQPSSPPPPPPPPPPPPTRPPPPPPGPPPLPKASGFISSLKPPPAPKGKTNIRSTKEGMIGESSREKGVGQTRLKPLHWDKIVANVDHSTVWDQINDGSFRFDDELIESLFGYSSSYKTQERNRTLSTLAKSNSNAPTQIFILEPRKSQNTAIVLRSLAISRKGILEAVLDGQGLSVETLERLSKIAPTQEEEAKIIQFSGNPDQLADAESFLYYILKSVPTAFNRLKAMLFRSSYDCEVLQLKEHLQTLEMGCKELRTSGLFLKLLEAILKAGNRMNAGTSRGNAQGFNLSSLRKLSDVKSTDGKTSLLHFIVEQVVQSEGKRQAIYQKHKLHISNGETSNVNRPYSYSLIQQEAEKEYVMLGLQVLGGLSEELSEAKKAASIEYHNFITMCSTLNAHVSEIRQIITCCGNTRSGEFINEMKGFLEECEGELEVVKEEQTRIMELVKKTNEYYLAGASKDNMVNPFQLFVIVKSFVDMVDQACIELKNKVEKKNIVGGEAVSTTPPLSPSKRTPLRFPNFDLYFLSNVSESTSSSQSEDDF, encoded by the exons ATGTCAGCACCTAGTCATGCAATTGTAAAGGCTGTGGCTGCCACAGCTGGTGCTATGTTACTTATTGCTGCGatatttgtttaccttttttacAAACATGTTCTTGCTAGATACCACCAGAGACACAAAGTTGGTGCAAGTTTGCTTCGAGAATCAGGAGTGAACCTTGAGTATATAAACAAAGTTGGTGGCAATGTGAAGGGACTAATTGTTGAAGAAAATGGGGTTGATGTTCTTTATGTGATGGACACAGAAAGAAGGCCATTGATTACTGGTTTCTCTAACAGTATATTCAATCCAAGTTATGAACAtgatgaggaagaaaagagaataGATATAATGGTCCAAAGGTCCAAAGTATCCAAGCCTGAAATTCCACAGGCATGTGAATCTCCAAGTGTTGTTGGTCATGAGAATCAAGTTAAGCCAgtgtcacaaacatcatcagtTTCAACATCACTAGCACCAAGACAAAACTTGCCACAATCACCTCAGCTAGCACCTCCACTTCAACCACTTCCACAATCTTCACCAATGATTCTTGAGAACAAGAAAACTCAACCATCATcaccaccacctcctcctcctcctcctcctcctcctccaacTCGCCCTCCGCCACCACCACCTGGTCCACCTCCACTTCCTAAAGCCAGTGGCTTCATTTCATCCCTGAAACCCCCACCCGCTCccaaagggaaaacaaacataaGAAGCACTAAAGAGGGTATGATAGGGGAGAGTTCAAGAGAGAAGGGTGTTGGTCAAACAAGGCTGAAGCCTCTACATTGGGATAAGATTGTAGCAAATGTTGATCATTCAACAGTGTGGGATCAGATCAATGATGGCTCTTTCAG GTTTGATGATGAACTAATTGAATCACTCTTTGGATATTCAAGCAGCTACAAAACCCAAGAAAGAAACAGAACACTTTCCACTTTGGCCAAGTCCAATTCCAATGCGCCAACTCAAATATTCATTCTTGAGCCAAGAAAATCTCAAAACACAGCAATTGTGCTAAGATCACTTGCCATTTCTCGCAAGGGAATCTTGGAAGCAGTTCTTGATGGTCAGGGACTAAGTGTTGAGACACTAGAAAGGCTCAGTAAAATAGCCCCCACCCAAGAAGAGGAAGCCAAAATCATCCAATTCAGTGGCAACCCGGATCAGCTCGCCGATGCTGAGTCTTTCCTATACTACATTCTTAAATCAGTTCCTACAGCATTCAACCGTTTGAAAGCCATGCTTTTCAGGTCGAGTTACGATTGCGAAGTTCTGCAGCTCAAGGAACACCTACAAACACTTGAAATGGGTTGCAAGGAGCTGAGAACTAGTGGCCTGTTTTTGAAACTCCTTGAGGCCATTCTCAAAGCCGGGAACCGGATGAATGCCGGAACTTCAAGAGGCAATGCACAAGGTTTCAACCTGAGTTCTCTTAGAAAACTTTCTGATGTGAAAAGCACAGATGGGAAGACTAGTTTGCTTCACTTCATAGTGGAACAAGTGGTTCAATCAGAAGGAAAAAGACAAGCAATCTATCAAAAGCACAAACTTCACATAAGCAATGGTGAAACAAGCAATGTGAATAGACCTTATTCATATAGCCTCATACAACAAGAGGCAGAAAAAGAATATGTAATGCTTGGTTTGCAAGTGTTAGGTGGGCTAAGTGAAGAGTTGTCTGAAGCAAAGAAAGCAGCTAGTATTGAGTATCATAATTTCATCACTATGTGTTCAACTCTCAATGCTCATGTTAGTGAAATTAGACAGATTATAACTTGCTGTGGCAACACTAGAAGTGGCGAATTTATCAATGAAATGAAAGGGTTCCTAGAGGAATGTGAGGGAGAACTTGAGGTGGTGAAAGAGGAGCAGACAAGGATCATGGAGCTTGTGAAGAAAACAAACGAGTACTATCTAGCAGGAGCATCCAAAGACAACATGGTAAATCCTTTTCAACTGTTTGTTATTGTAAAAAGTTTTGTTGACATGGTAGATCAGGCTTGCATAGAACTAAAAAACAAGGTAGAAAAGAAGAATATTGTGGGAGGAGAGGCTGTGTCAACAACACCACCTTTGTCACCATCAAAGAGGACGCCACTCAGATTCCCTAACTTTGATTTGTATTTTCTGTCAAATGTGTCAGAATCTACATCTTCTAGCCAATCAGAAGATGATTTCTGA
- the LOC114409783 gene encoding two-component response regulator ARR6-like, translated as MASAGDVFRQGLPEVCAAGKLHVLAVDDSHVDRKVIERLLKISSCKVTVVESGSRALQYLGLDGEKSSIGLDSVKVNLIMTDYSMPGMTGYELLKKIKESSVFREVPVVVMSSENILTRIDSCLEEGAEEFLLKPVKLSDVKRVTDFIMRGEGMKGVKISKKRSRSDDCIPSLSTAFSSVSHPCDISSPPSPCVLQPKKSRLSI; from the exons ATGGCTTCTGCCGGCGATGTTTTCAGGCAGGGTTTGCCGGAAGTTTGTGCTGCCGGGAAGTTACACGTGCTTGCTGTTGATGACAGCCACGTGGACCGCAAGGTCATTGAACGGTTGCTCAAAATCTCGTCTTGCAAAG TGACGGTGGTGGAGAGTGGAAGCAGGGCTCTGCAGTATCTGGGGTTGGATGGAGAAAAAAGTTCCATTGGTCTTGAT AGTGTGAAGGTTAATTTGATAATGACGGATTATTCCATGCCCGGGATGACAGGATATGAATTGCTCAAGAAGATAAAG GAGTCATCTGTTTTTAGAGAGGTTCCAGTGGTGGTTATGTCGTCTGAGAATATCTTGACCAGAATTGATAG TTGCTTGGAGGAAGGAGCAGAGGAGTTTCTGTTGAAACCTGTCAAGTTGTCAGATGTAAAACGCGTAACAGATTTCATAATGAGAGGTGAAGGGATGAAAGGagtaaaaatatctaaaaaaagaAGCCGATCAGATGATTGCATTCCATCTCTATCAACTGCATTCTCATCAGTTTCTCATCCCTGTGATATATCATCACCTCCATCGCCATGTGTATTGCAACCGAAGAAATCTAGATTGAGCATATAG